A DNA window from Bacteroidales bacterium contains the following coding sequences:
- a CDS encoding ParB/RepB/Spo0J family partition protein: MSATKKNVLGRGLGALIEEAEPNEVLVEKTIAGGTEIDISMVEANPFQPRTVFDQEALEELSSSIKEIGVIQPITVRELENGRYQLITGERRFRASMLAGLSKIPAYIRTANDQGMLEMALVENIQREDLNAVDIAISYQRLIEECSLTQENLSVRVGKKRATVANYLRLLKLPAEIQIGIRENKISMGHARALVAVEDPHHQLNLFYKIVEEDLSVRRVEELARKIEHDLMKQPKEEKPEEKTTQQPYEELKEQLSDFFSTKVNFQHNNNGSGKIVIPFRSDDELERIIGIFDRLKD, from the coding sequence ATGTCAGCAACAAAGAAAAATGTATTAGGAAGAGGTTTGGGTGCGCTTATCGAAGAAGCAGAACCGAATGAAGTTCTGGTTGAGAAGACGATTGCCGGAGGAACCGAAATAGATATCAGCATGGTTGAAGCTAACCCGTTTCAGCCCCGCACTGTGTTTGACCAGGAAGCTCTCGAAGAGCTTTCTTCATCCATCAAGGAAATTGGTGTGATCCAGCCGATCACTGTCCGTGAATTGGAAAACGGCCGGTATCAGCTGATCACCGGTGAAAGACGCTTCAGGGCCTCCATGCTGGCTGGATTAAGCAAGATTCCCGCTTATATCCGTACCGCCAACGACCAGGGCATGCTTGAAATGGCCCTTGTTGAAAATATCCAGCGTGAAGATCTTAATGCCGTGGATATTGCCATCAGCTACCAGCGCCTCATTGAAGAGTGTTCTCTTACACAGGAGAACCTGAGCGTAAGGGTAGGCAAAAAAAGAGCAACGGTTGCCAACTACCTCCGCCTGTTAAAACTTCCTGCCGAGATCCAGATCGGCATCCGTGAGAACAAGATCAGTATGGGCCACGCCCGTGCACTGGTTGCCGTTGAAGATCCCCATCATCAGCTTAACCTTTTCTACAAAATTGTTGAAGAAGATCTGTCTGTCCGCAGGGTTGAAGAACTAGCCCGGAAGATCGAACACGACCTGATGAAACAACCGAAAGAGGAAAAACCCGAAGAAAAGACAACCCAGCAGCCTTACGAGGAACTTAAAGAACAGCTTTCCGATTTTTTCAGCACCAAGGTTAATTTCCAGCACAATAATAACGGTTCGGGAAAAATTGTTATCCCTTTTCGGTCCGATGATGAACTCGAAAGAATTATCGGTATCTTTGACCGGCTTAAAGATTAA
- a CDS encoding DUF2079 domain-containing protein encodes MFSSLSNREVKAFNTVRGRQIILWSLVLLFFFIYTLQVVLNHFFLRTYALDYGFYNQAFWDFAHLRTNSNTVFEPPLETYFQIHPGFTLLLISPLYWIFTPIFGTYSLLIIQNIFIVSGGYCVYLLIKEKTCNFWLAILAFLHFNVIWGHYSALSSDFIETTIAASMVPAFLLYFNRRKFFLSCIVFLFIITCKENMPLWFIFISVTLILSYKEKDAKMFSLGLAIFSLLYFLFLFAFLIPHFERPGLPYGGFAYTALGKTPGEALQFIFTHPFQTFRLLFINHLGDPSYNFIKAEFYKVFLVSGGILLLIRPVYIIPFIPIIAQKMLNDSIGRWGILGFYSIEAVSILSVFVFFAVDRISNTSYKVILCSILCISTFSVTLNKLDQRTSLWYDISKENMLKSSFYKSDMDVRKIRRQIASFVPADSSFAASQSIVPHFSQRKKSYIFPFVHDARYIVILKDNRPYPLTPEQFESQMSKYRASPDWECVLDDHPLLILRRVTNGNNR; translated from the coding sequence ATGTTTAGTAGTTTATCAAATCGCGAAGTGAAAGCATTTAATACAGTAAGAGGAAGACAGATTATTTTATGGAGCCTGGTATTGTTATTCTTTTTTATTTACACGCTGCAGGTTGTATTGAATCACTTTTTCTTAAGGACCTACGCCCTGGATTATGGTTTTTATAACCAGGCTTTTTGGGATTTTGCCCATTTAAGGACTAACAGCAATACGGTTTTTGAACCACCCCTGGAAACATATTTCCAAATACATCCTGGCTTCACGTTATTACTGATTTCACCGTTATACTGGATATTTACCCCCATTTTTGGCACATATTCCCTGCTTATTATTCAAAACATTTTTATTGTGTCAGGAGGGTATTGCGTTTATCTTTTGATAAAGGAAAAAACCTGCAATTTCTGGTTAGCCATATTGGCTTTCCTGCACTTTAACGTTATATGGGGACATTACAGTGCATTATCATCTGATTTTATTGAAACCACAATCGCTGCATCCATGGTGCCGGCATTTCTCCTGTATTTTAACCGTCGAAAATTCTTCTTATCATGTATAGTATTCCTCTTCATTATAACATGCAAAGAGAATATGCCATTATGGTTCATATTTATTTCTGTTACGTTAATTTTAAGCTATAAAGAAAAGGACGCTAAAATGTTTTCACTTGGCCTGGCTATTTTTTCTTTATTGTATTTCTTGTTTTTATTTGCATTTCTGATTCCACACTTTGAAAGGCCGGGGCTTCCCTACGGAGGATTTGCTTACACTGCCCTGGGTAAAACCCCTGGAGAGGCTTTACAATTCATTTTCACACATCCATTTCAAACGTTTCGTTTATTGTTTATTAATCACCTGGGTGACCCCTCCTATAATTTTATAAAAGCAGAATTTTATAAAGTATTCCTGGTTTCAGGGGGGATCCTGCTATTGATACGCCCTGTTTATATTATCCCTTTCATCCCCATTATTGCACAAAAAATGCTAAATGATTCGATTGGACGATGGGGTATACTTGGGTTCTATTCAATTGAGGCGGTTTCCATCCTGAGTGTGTTTGTTTTTTTCGCAGTTGACCGGATCAGTAACACAAGTTACAAAGTCATTTTGTGTAGTATTCTTTGTATTTCAACGTTCAGTGTTACCCTTAACAAGTTAGATCAGCGAACATCTCTCTGGTATGATATCAGTAAAGAGAACATGTTGAAAAGTTCTTTCTATAAGTCGGATATGGATGTAAGAAAAATAAGGAGGCAGATAGCTTCTTTTGTTCCTGCTGATTCATCTTTTGCTGCTTCACAATCAATTGTCCCCCATTTCTCACAACGCAAAAAGTCTTATATTTTTCCTTTTGTTCACGATGCCCGGTATATTGTAATATTGAAAGATAACAGACCTTACCCTCTCACGCCGGAACAGTTCGAGTCACAAATGAGTAAATATAGGGCAAGTCCGGATTGGGAATGTGTTTTGGACGATCATCCCCTGTTAATTCTCAGGAGGGTGACTAACGGGAATAACAGATAA
- a CDS encoding glycosyltransferase family 2 protein, translating into MPELSIVIPLFNETDNLDQLVLELQSVIQQIGKPSEIILVDDGSSDGSFDKVRTICALNKNVTGLSLSRNFGHQVALMAGLQQAQGNLIITMDADLQHPPNVIPELLKQHESGFDIVNTRRIDGKETGAFKKVTSKYFYRIINRIAQVNIPEGSSDFRLMSRKALDAFLQFGERDRFTRGLVSWMGFRQTVFPYECPPRFAGKSKYTLRRMLHFAADGITSFSSRPLRIASYMGIIVFLAGLAYAVYAIIQHINGKTIQGWTSLLVTVLLLGGIQLLSIGIIGEYLARIFNESKSRPLYFIKEQING; encoded by the coding sequence ATGCCCGAATTAAGCATTGTTATTCCCCTATTTAACGAAACTGACAATCTTGATCAACTGGTACTTGAATTGCAAAGTGTTATTCAGCAAATCGGCAAACCTTCAGAGATTATTTTAGTGGATGACGGAAGCTCGGATGGCTCATTTGATAAGGTCAGAACCATTTGCGCGCTTAATAAAAATGTTACCGGCCTCTCCCTCTCCCGCAACTTCGGCCACCAGGTAGCTTTAATGGCCGGCCTGCAGCAGGCGCAGGGAAACCTGATAATTACAATGGATGCCGACCTCCAGCACCCGCCCAACGTGATTCCTGAACTGCTGAAACAACATGAATCCGGGTTCGACATAGTGAATACCCGCCGCATTGACGGAAAAGAAACAGGAGCATTCAAAAAAGTAACATCAAAATACTTTTACCGGATCATTAACCGGATAGCCCAGGTGAACATCCCGGAAGGCTCCTCCGATTTCAGGCTTATGAGCCGCAAAGCGCTGGATGCCTTTCTGCAATTCGGCGAGCGCGACAGGTTTACACGGGGACTGGTAAGCTGGATGGGATTCCGGCAAACGGTTTTTCCTTATGAATGCCCTCCCAGGTTTGCAGGAAAATCAAAGTACACGCTTCGCAGGATGCTGCACTTCGCCGCTGACGGAATCACATCGTTTTCATCGAGGCCTCTCAGGATTGCTTCTTATATGGGAATTATTGTCTTTCTGGCCGGTTTGGCTTATGCTGTATACGCCATTATTCAGCACATAAATGGTAAAACAATCCAGGGATGGACTTCATTGTTGGTTACTGTATTGCTGCTGGGAGGTATTCAGCTGCTTTCTATTGGCATCATAGGGGAATATCTGGCCCGAATATTCAATGAATCAAAATCACGACCTCTCTATTTTATCAAGGAACAGATAAACGGATGA
- a CDS encoding class I SAM-dependent methyltransferase, translating into MDTCILCGGNSFQSMYDSTLKKCTHCGFVTANMEISAEILKDTYSINYFKGEEYMDYEKDKEILQQNFEKRIKLVKQISGAGIPVTDCFEIGCAYGFFGEVLLKHIKTNYKGIDVVPEATGYAKEVLKLDVMSGDYLQQPAPAVLYSDIFMWDVIEHLEYPGKFLKKSAAELRKGGRIYITTGDISSTLARLKGRNWRMIHPPSHIHYFSKKHLIRLLDQNGFSTVHVSYPPIYRSLRQIFYSLFLLKKSGKISVKLFNLIPSNLNIPFNTFDIILIAAVKN; encoded by the coding sequence ATGGATACCTGTATTCTTTGCGGCGGCAACAGCTTTCAGTCTATGTACGACAGCACGCTGAAAAAGTGCACACACTGTGGATTTGTCACGGCTAATATGGAAATCAGTGCGGAAATCCTAAAGGATACCTACAGCATCAATTATTTTAAAGGTGAAGAATATATGGATTATGAGAAGGATAAAGAAATCCTTCAGCAAAATTTTGAAAAGCGGATAAAACTTGTAAAGCAAATTTCGGGCGCAGGTATTCCAGTAACTGACTGTTTTGAAATAGGATGCGCATATGGTTTTTTTGGTGAAGTTTTGCTTAAACATATAAAAACAAATTATAAGGGAATTGATGTTGTGCCTGAAGCCACTGGCTATGCAAAAGAGGTTCTTAAGCTTGATGTAATGTCGGGGGATTACCTTCAGCAGCCTGCACCGGCAGTATTATATTCAGACATTTTTATGTGGGATGTGATTGAGCACCTTGAGTATCCCGGGAAATTTTTAAAAAAGTCAGCTGCTGAACTCCGAAAGGGTGGGCGGATTTATATTACAACCGGGGATATTTCATCGACACTTGCACGCTTAAAAGGCCGCAACTGGCGAATGATTCATCCCCCCAGCCACATACATTATTTTTCAAAAAAGCATCTTATCAGGTTGCTCGATCAAAATGGTTTCAGTACCGTACATGTTTCTTATCCCCCGATTTACCGCAGTTTAAGGCAGATTTTTTATTCACTGTTTCTATTGAAGAAGTCCGGAAAGATATCAGTCAAACTTTTTAACTTAATCCCATCAAACTTGAACATTCCGTTTAATACTTTTGATATTATACTTATAGCTGCCGTGAAAAACTAA
- a CDS encoding glycosyltransferase family 2 protein — MTRKTKVGIIVPCYNDQEVVETTVKTLLELLETYTKEDLVSADSFLGLVDDRSNDSTWDMIKELARMHSQIKAIRLSANRGHQYALVAGLLEFNSQADCLVSIDADLQDDVQVIGEMIKRFQDGNEIVYGVRKSRYSDSVFKRVSALTFHRILKVFNKEAILNHSDFRLISQRVLDEFSNYTEVNLYLRGLFPSMGFSTAIVYYDRKRRMTGKTKYPVTKMLSLALDGIASFSVVPLRFITIIGFLVFFICVLLMIYALAAFINNKTIPGWFSTVLPFYFLGGVQILCIGIIGEYLGKIYKEVKRRPRYLVDERLQ; from the coding sequence ATGACGCGAAAGACAAAGGTTGGTATTATAGTGCCCTGTTACAATGATCAGGAGGTTGTTGAAACTACAGTTAAAACGCTGCTTGAACTTTTAGAAACCTATACAAAAGAAGATTTGGTTTCAGCTGACAGCTTTCTGGGTCTCGTTGATGACCGAAGCAATGATTCTACCTGGGATATGATAAAGGAGCTGGCCCGGATGCATAGCCAGATAAAAGCTATCCGGCTTTCAGCAAACAGGGGTCATCAATACGCTCTGGTGGCCGGTTTATTGGAGTTTAACTCACAAGCTGACTGCCTGGTTTCTATCGATGCGGATCTCCAGGATGATGTACAGGTGATTGGTGAAATGATTAAGAGATTTCAGGATGGCAATGAAATTGTTTACGGTGTGCGGAAGAGTCGCTATTCCGATTCAGTTTTTAAAAGAGTATCAGCGCTTACGTTTCACAGAATTTTGAAAGTCTTTAATAAAGAAGCAATTCTCAACCATTCCGACTTCAGGCTTATTAGCCAAAGAGTGCTTGACGAATTCAGTAATTACACGGAAGTAAATCTGTATCTGAGAGGATTGTTTCCATCCATGGGTTTTAGCACAGCCATAGTATATTATGATCGCAAAAGGCGGATGACGGGTAAAACAAAATACCCGGTCACCAAAATGCTATCACTGGCACTTGATGGCATAGCATCTTTCAGCGTTGTTCCACTTCGTTTCATCACAATCATAGGATTCCTGGTATTTTTCATTTGTGTATTGCTCATGATTTATGCACTTGCAGCCTTTATAAACAATAAAACTATTCCGGGGTGGTTTTCAACAGTTCTTCCTTTCTATTTCCTTGGAGGAGTACAAATATTATGCATCGGTATAATTGGCGAATATCTTGGGAAAATTTATAAGGAAGTAAAACGCCGTCCGAGATACCTTGTGGATGAAAGGCTTCAATAA
- a CDS encoding LysM peptidoglycan-binding domain-containing protein has product MKRLIFGFLTLTFAFSRSFASSFISPPDTIPSFPEDTVMSDLNFDQNLDSLLNLYYVEQSLASDPDFWTVGSDSLVPEYSDSVYIARLKRIPSVVDLTYNSIVRRYIEVYTKQKRANVSVMLGLAQYYFPIFDDIFDYYDIPNEMKYMSIIESALNPRAYSRTRAVGLWQFMFGTGRLYGLTVNSLVDERRDPIKSTYAAARFCKDLYNIYHDWTLVIAAYNCGPGNVNKAIRRSGGKKNYWEIYYYLPRETRGHVPAFIAATYVMNYYKEHNLSPMPMTFPLASDTIMVTNNLHLAQVSEVLGIPVQLLRDMNPQYRTDIIPINGGHPMALRLPLDQTARFIDMSNNIYAYKDSVYFDPDKVTTTPSAVTSSGAELPSGNYTKLTYTVKSGDNLGLISMWYNVRISDLRYWNGIRHNTIRAGQRLAVYVPKSKASRYEDINKLSFAAKQARAGGTAPAPSTATIDSNATADATPHTGTYVTYTVKKGDTIWDIMKMYGVTESEIKQWNDLSNLSKIQAGQKLKIRQKS; this is encoded by the coding sequence ATGAAACGCTTAATATTTGGTTTTCTTACACTTACATTTGCCTTTTCCCGTTCTTTCGCTTCCTCTTTTATTTCTCCGCCCGATACAATACCCTCCTTTCCCGAGGATACTGTCATGTCGGATCTGAATTTTGACCAGAATCTGGATAGTTTACTCAATCTTTACTATGTCGAACAGTCCCTTGCAAGCGATCCTGATTTCTGGACTGTCGGTTCCGATTCCCTGGTTCCCGAATACTCTGATTCGGTTTATATTGCAAGGCTGAAAAGAATCCCGTCCGTTGTCGACCTTACCTATAACTCGATTGTCAGGCGTTACATTGAAGTATATACAAAACAAAAAAGAGCAAACGTTTCGGTAATGCTCGGACTTGCCCAATACTATTTTCCCATTTTTGACGACATTTTTGATTATTACGACATCCCCAACGAAATGAAATACATGTCGATCATTGAATCGGCATTGAATCCCAGGGCTTACTCGCGTACCCGTGCTGTCGGACTGTGGCAGTTTATGTTCGGAACAGGCCGCTTATACGGACTTACTGTGAATTCACTGGTTGACGAAAGACGCGACCCAATAAAATCGACTTACGCTGCCGCTCGTTTCTGCAAGGATCTTTACAATATTTACCACGACTGGACCCTTGTGATTGCGGCCTATAACTGCGGTCCAGGCAATGTAAACAAAGCCATCCGCCGTTCAGGAGGAAAGAAAAACTACTGGGAAATTTACTATTATCTTCCAAGGGAAACCAGGGGACATGTTCCGGCTTTCATTGCTGCAACCTACGTAATGAACTATTACAAGGAGCACAACCTTTCGCCCATGCCCATGACATTCCCGCTGGCCAGCGATACCATTATGGTTACAAACAACCTTCACCTGGCACAGGTATCCGAAGTGCTTGGAATTCCTGTCCAACTTCTGAGAGATATGAACCCGCAATACCGCACGGATATCATCCCGATCAACGGTGGACATCCAATGGCCCTTAGATTACCTCTGGATCAGACTGCCCGGTTCATCGACATGTCGAATAATATTTATGCCTATAAAGATTCTGTATATTTTGACCCGGACAAGGTTACAACAACCCCCAGCGCTGTCACTTCAAGCGGAGCAGAGCTGCCCTCGGGAAATTATACGAAACTTACCTATACAGTAAAATCAGGAGATAACCTGGGACTCATCTCCATGTGGTACAATGTCAGGATCTCTGATCTCCGGTACTGGAACGGCATTCGTCATAACACCATCAGGGCCGGACAGCGACTTGCCGTGTATGTGCCCAAAAGCAAAGCCTCCCGGTATGAAGACATCAACAAGCTTTCATTTGCTGCCAAACAGGCCAGGGCCGGAGGGACAGCACCTGCACCTTCTACTGCAACAATCGACAGCAATGCCACAGCCGATGCCACACCGCATACAGGAACCTATGTAACGTATACCGTTAAGAAAGGCGATACGATCTGGGATATCATGAAAATGTACGGCGTTACCGAATCCGAGATCAAACAGTGGAACGACCTTTCGAACCTTTCCAAAATACAGGCCGGCCAAAAGCTGAAGATCAGGCAGAAGAGCTGA
- a CDS encoding DUF5683 domain-containing protein: MFSTRAIRKSLSHILLACLLTAGLITFPGIGLTAQTSADSVRFDSVAQANPDTVIHHHSPQKAVIYSLICPGLGQVYNKKYWKIPFIYGAGGAFLYYITYNQTKYKKFRNALFENPASRPDDVFVIDGYPYKYSTLPIGRDYYRRYRDLSIAGFAAIYLLNVIDAMVDATFFEYDISDDLSMKVEPAVIQNIGTTGITASLGLRINIGF, from the coding sequence TTGTTTTCGACAAGGGCAATAAGGAAATCATTATCTCATATACTACTTGCATGTCTGCTGACTGCAGGATTAATAACTTTTCCCGGGATTGGGTTAACCGCACAGACCTCTGCGGATTCCGTAAGGTTCGACTCGGTGGCACAGGCAAACCCTGACACGGTTATTCACCATCACAGTCCTCAGAAAGCCGTTATTTATTCTCTGATTTGTCCTGGTTTAGGCCAGGTCTACAATAAGAAATACTGGAAAATTCCGTTTATATATGGTGCAGGTGGTGCATTCCTGTACTACATAACTTACAATCAAACCAAATACAAGAAGTTCAGGAATGCTTTGTTTGAAAACCCGGCATCTCGACCGGATGATGTATTTGTAATTGACGGGTACCCATACAAGTATTCCACCCTGCCAATAGGACGAGACTATTACAGAAGGTACAGGGACCTGAGTATAGCCGGATTTGCAGCCATCTACCTGCTTAACGTAATTGACGCCATGGTAGACGCTACATTTTTTGAATACGATATTTCGGATGATCTTTCAATGAAGGTTGAACCAGCGGTGATACAAAACATTGGCACAACGGGTATAACCGCATCACTTGGCCTCCGTATAAATATCGGCTTTTGA